The following nucleotide sequence is from Pseudonocardia abyssalis.
CACCGTGCGGCGGCGCCCGTCCTGGGCCATCCAGTCAGCGGGCCGGGTGTCGATCCGGCGCCAGCCCAGCCGCTCGTAGAAGGCGACCGCGGGCTCCCCCTCGACGACGTCGAGCCACAGCCCCTCCGCCGTGCGGGCCACCGCGGCGGCGACCAGCGCGGCGGCCACCCCGCGACCGCGGGCGGCCGGGGTGGTGAACAACCGTTTGATCGCGGCGAGCCGCTCGGGCGGCACCCCGGTGTCCGCGACGACGGCGGCGTCGGGCGCGGTCGCCACGCAGAGGTGCCCGACGATCTCGCCGTCGGTCTCGGCGACCCACGCCGCCGTCAGCCCCTCCGGGTCGAGCCACGCCGCGGGGTCGGCGGGCCACTCCGTCGGGTAGCGGTCGGCGTCGTGCACGGCCCGCAGCGCGGCCACGCAGCCCGCCACGTCCTCCGGTCGTCGCTCACGGATCACCCCTCCATCCAACCGGCCCCGCCCGATGGCCACCGACCGACCCGGACCGCCGCTGGCCGGTGGCGAGCGCGAGATGCTCCGCGCCTTCCTCGATCACCCCCGCGCCGGCCTCGCGCCGAAGTGCGACGACCTGTCCACCGAGCAGCTCCGCACGCGCTCGTCACCCCCGTCGACGCTCACCCCGCTCGGGCTCGCCCGGGCCAACGGCCACGCCGACCTGTTGCGGGAGGGCGAGCGCCTTGACCTGATCGCGGAGCTCGACGGGGACCACGAGACGACCCCGATCGCCCGACACGACAGGCTGTGTCCCACTCATGGGGTGTCCCACTCATGGGGTCCCGGTACCACCGGCGGACTCCGAGTCGTACTCGTCCGGCTCGTCGGCCCCGGGCACGTCGTCGCGGATGAGGACGTCGATCCAGCGGGTGTGCGGGTGCATGTCGACGAGCAGGGCCTTGGCCAGCAGCGTCAGCGGGATGGCCAACAACGCACCCAACGGCCCCACGACGAATCCCCAGAACACCAGGGCCAGGAAGGTGAGCGTCACCGACAGCCCGACCGCGTCTCCGACGAACCGCGGCTGGATGATCGTCTGCAGCACCACGTTGATCACCATGAACGACGCGACGACCGCCAGCATCAGCCCCGGCCCGCCCTCCAGCAGCGCGAACAGCGCGGGCGGGGCGAGCGCGATGAGGAACCCGATGTTGGGCACGAAGTTCGCGACGAACGCCAGCAGCCCGAACAGCAGCGCCAGCGGCACGTCGAGCACGAGCAGCACCGCCACGTCGAGCGTGGCGATGATCAGGCCGAACACCGTGGCGACGGCCAGGAAGCGGCGCGTGCCGTGCGCGAAGGACGTGAGCGCGTCGACGACGTGCGGGCGCGAGCGGGCCAGCGCCTTCATCCGCTCCGGGAAGGTCGCGGAGTCGAACGCCATGAACAGCAGCACCGACAGGATCAGCAGCAGGTTCGACAGCAGCCCCGCGAACTGCGCGAGGAAGCCCTGCAGCACGCCGACGAGGCTCCCGATGTCGAACTGGTCGAGCGCGGTCTGGATCTGGGCGGGCCCGACCCCGATCGTCGCGAGCAGGTCCGAGGCGTCGTTCAGGAGGTCGTTGAGTCGGCCGCTGTAGGTCGGGAGCACAGCGGCGAGCTGGGCGACGGCGTAGACGAGCGACCCGACGAGCGCGACCAGGATCGCGTACACCGACCCGAGCGTGACGAGCGTGGCCAGCCAGCGCGGCACGCCCCGGCGCCGCAGCGCCCCGGCGATCGGCGAGACCGTCACCATCAGCACCAGAGCGAGGAACAGTGGCCCGAGCAGCCCGCCGAACGCCTGCAACCCGGCGATGGTCACGACGGCCGCGGCGAAGCCGAACAGCGGGTTCGTCCAGCCGGAACGGGTGGCGGGTGCGGCGTCGGTCACGGGCAGATCGTGGCAGAACCCCGAACCGCGGATCGGCAGGCGCGCCTCAGGTACCGAGCCAGCGGCTCGCGACGCCCACCGCGGCGAGCCGGTCACGGGCGTCGCGCAGCTCCGCCCGGCCGACGGCGAAACGCGAGCCCGCGTGCACCGGCGTCGCGCGGGCGGTGAACTCCGCGCCGTCCGTGGGCACCGGGCGGACGAAGGTGACGTCGAGCTCGACGCCGCCCGCCGCGGCGTCCAGCGCGTGCGCGAGGACGGTGGCCAGCACCCCGCCCTGCACGGTGGAGCCGAAGTTGGCGAGCCCCGGGTCCGCCGTCCCGACGGCGACGCCGGGGGTGACCCGCAGCGCGAGTGCGGTGGGCGACGACTCGGCGACGGGCGGCGGCGCGGACGCGGGCAGCACCGCGCACCGGCTGCTCAAGGTCGCGACGAGCGAGCCGTCGACCCCGCGCACCTCGGCGGTGCTCACGCCGGTGGTGCCGAGGTGCCCGAGCCGTGCCGTGGCGGTCAGCGCGCCGGTGCCGGGTGCGTGGACCGACGCGTGCAGGCTCAGCGTGCTCACCCGCAGTCCCGGCGCCAACCCCGTCCCGACGACGGCGCCGAGCAGGAAGTCGGCGAGCACCAGCGCCGCCCCGAGCGGCGGCAGCACCTCCGCCGACGGCAGCGTCGCGACGACGCGCCCCGGCTCGACCTCGACGAGCCGCGCACCCGCCGTCCGGGAGGCCGGGGCGAGCCGGGTGGGGTCGGTGACCGCGGCGCGGAGGCGGTCCAGCGTCGAGGCGGGCACGGCATGGACGCTAGCCCGTGGGGCCGGGCGGTTCGACCCGCCCGCACCCCTGGCACAGCAGCAGGAGCGCCGGAAGGACGGGGTCGCCCGCCCCGATCGAGGCGAGGAACGGAGAGGAGAGCACCGCCGCGCGTCACGTGATCCGTCTGCCCCGCGCCCACACCACGGTCACGAACGCACGTCCGCGGCGGCCGCACGGGGCATCGGGCCAGGCTCCACTCCCGCCCACGGCCCCGGCGGCGCGGCGACCCGAAAGGGACGATCGTGCTCATAGCGGTCGACCCCCTGGAAGTGCACCCGGACAGGCCCGGTTCTCACCCGATCTGTACCCGGAGATCGCGGCGTCCGGCCGTAACATTCGCTCCCCGTCGACCGTCCTGAGGAGCATGACGATGAACACCACCCTGCGCCGCGCCGCCACAGCCGTCCTCGCGGCAGGTGCGTTGGCACTCCTCTCCGCGTGCGGCGGCAGCACCAGCGTGCTGGACCTGGAGGTCGGCCAGTGCATCACCGACGAGACCCCCGAGGGCGAGCAGGTGAGCAGCGTCCCGGTCGTCGAGTGCTCCCAGCCGCACGTCGGCGAGATCTACGCCCTGCCTCAGCTCCCCGACGGCGACTTCCCCGGTGACGAGGCCGTCACCGCGTCGGCGCAGGAGCTGTGCGCCGGGCCCGAGTTCCAGACCTTCGTCGGCGTCCCGATCGACCAGACCACGCTCAGCGTCAACTTCCTGATCCCCAGCGCCGAGACGTGGGCCGAGGACGACCGCGAGATCGTCTGCATCGTCGGACCCGCCGACGGCACCCCGGCCACCACCTCGCTGCGGGGCTCCAACCTCTGACCGCGCCCGGCACCCGGCGTACCCCGGGTTCCACCCCTCACGAGGCCTCCGGCCGGGCGAGCGGCATGCCGCTCCGCTCCGCGCTCCGGGCTCAACCCGCCCCCGGCCCGCCCGGTTACGGCAGGATCTCGTGCGTGACGACCCATCCCGCCGCGCCCGTGCCCGAGACCCTCTTCGACGACGAGCGCGAGCAGCGCTGGCGGGCCCGGTTCACCGCGCCGCGGATGTCGCGGCCGGCGTGGGCCCTGGACGCGCCGGACCGCTGCCTCTACTCGTCGAACGCCAGCGGGACGACCGAGATCTACGTCTGGGACCGCGCCAC
It contains:
- a CDS encoding GNAT family N-acetyltransferase; amino-acid sequence: MIRERRPEDVAGCVAALRAVHDADRYPTEWPADPAAWLDPEGLTAAWVAETDGEIVGHLCVATAPDAAVVADTGVPPERLAAIKRLFTTPAARGRGVAAALVAAAVARTAEGLWLDVVEGEPAVAFYERLGWRRIDTRPADWMAQDGRRRTVHVYVAPRPPEG
- a CDS encoding AI-2E family transporter translates to MTDAAPATRSGWTNPLFGFAAAVVTIAGLQAFGGLLGPLFLALVLMVTVSPIAGALRRRGVPRWLATLVTLGSVYAILVALVGSLVYAVAQLAAVLPTYSGRLNDLLNDASDLLATIGVGPAQIQTALDQFDIGSLVGVLQGFLAQFAGLLSNLLLILSVLLFMAFDSATFPERMKALARSRPHVVDALTSFAHGTRRFLAVATVFGLIIATLDVAVLLVLDVPLALLFGLLAFVANFVPNIGFLIALAPPALFALLEGGPGLMLAVVASFMVINVVLQTIIQPRFVGDAVGLSVTLTFLALVFWGFVVGPLGALLAIPLTLLAKALLVDMHPHTRWIDVLIRDDVPGADEPDEYDSESAGGTGTP
- a CDS encoding PaaI family thioesterase; this translates as MPASTLDRLRAAVTDPTRLAPASRTAGARLVEVEPGRVVATLPSAEVLPPLGAALVLADFLLGAVVGTGLAPGLRVSTLSLHASVHAPGTGALTATARLGHLGTTGVSTAEVRGVDGSLVATLSSRCAVLPASAPPPVAESSPTALALRVTPGVAVGTADPGLANFGSTVQGGVLATVLAHALDAAAGGVELDVTFVRPVPTDGAEFTARATPVHAGSRFAVGRAELRDARDRLAAVGVASRWLGT
- a CDS encoding septum formation family protein, whose protein sequence is MNTTLRRAATAVLAAGALALLSACGGSTSVLDLEVGQCITDETPEGEQVSSVPVVECSQPHVGEIYALPQLPDGDFPGDEAVTASAQELCAGPEFQTFVGVPIDQTTLSVNFLIPSAETWAEDDREIVCIVGPADGTPATTSLRGSNL